A single Cucumis melo cultivar AY chromosome 4, USDA_Cmelo_AY_1.0, whole genome shotgun sequence DNA region contains:
- the LOC127148929 gene encoding uncharacterized protein LOC127148929: protein MNDKARCHPSDVINNMKIHHEVKVSYDKAWRGREIASNSIRGTLEASYALLSAFSDAMIRNNLGTYTTEEADEEGRLKSYLMALAALIDAWNYHLPVILVDDATMKNKYLSTLISTCTINGDNQIVPLAFVVVDSKNDLSRTWLFRNFKIVFGENNELNLKKNHKSLLIDDSFHKCARAYTPLEFEYYMRQLDHLSPSIRCELEGVGRHRWARAFFRRKRYSVITTNISESMNSTLKEARELPVIGLLESIRSLVKKWFYEHRIK from the exons atgaatgaCAAGGCTCGATGTCATCCTTCTGATGttattaataatatgaagattCATCACGAAGTGAAAGTAAGCTATGATAAGGCTTGGAGAGGGCGTGAGATTGCATCAAATTCCATTAGGGGTACTCTGGAGGCCTCATATGCCTTGTTGTCAGCATTCTCTGATGCAATGATCCGAAACAACCTAG GAACGTATACAACTGAAGAAGCAGATGAGGAAGGTCGGCTTAAGTCTTATTTAATGGCACTCGCTGCTTTAATTGATGCATGGAATTATCACCTACCAGTTATTTTAGTTGATGATGCAACCATGAAGAACAAGTACCTTAGTACGCTTATTTCTACCTGCACTATTAATGGTGATAATCAAATTGTGCCTCtagcttttgttgttgttgattcTAAGAATGACTTGTCACGGACATGGTTGTTTCGTAATTTTAAAATCGTTTTTGGAGAAAATAATGAATTG AACTTGAAAAAGAACCATAAGTCGCTTTTGATTGACGATTCCTTCCATAAGTGTGCTAGAGCATATACCCCATTGGAGTTTGAGTACTATATGAGACAACTTGATCATCTTTCTCCATCAATTAGATGTGAGTTGGAAGGGGTTGGAAGACATAGGTGGGCTAGGGcattttttagaagaaaaagatACTCTGTTATTACAACTAACATATCTGAAAGTATGAATTCCACTCTGAAAGAAGCACGAGAATTGCCTGTAATTGGACTTTTAGAATCAATTCGTAGTTTGGTTAAAAAATGGTTCTATGAACATCGtatcaaatga